In Cicer arietinum cultivar CDC Frontier isolate Library 1 chromosome 1, Cicar.CDCFrontier_v2.0, whole genome shotgun sequence, one DNA window encodes the following:
- the LOC101499919 gene encoding LOW QUALITY PROTEIN: pentatricopeptide repeat-containing protein At4g16470 (The sequence of the model RefSeq protein was modified relative to this genomic sequence to represent the inferred CDS: inserted 2 bases in 1 codon), with the protein MTEGIACATTHPKNNTGDNCKTLVPHKPLFLPXQSISTHTMKSILNPKFSSLSPNFPKLSSFAHFSCPRQFTILFRNNPSRFSNPLLLNPTTKPFNSSSNFTSPSQNRNLQASASISGEVHVIVGPMFAGKTSSLIRRIQSESDSGRSSLVAENTPNLDKVLQGLCISGRLAEAIRLLYCSGFSVHPRTYSLMLQECIFWKQYKRGRRIHAHMIVVGYVPNEYLKTKLLILYAKSGCLETAQFLFNNLVEKGLFAWNAIIAGYVQKGLEEVGLETFCRMRQAGLRPDQYTFASVFRACATLALLEPGRQVHGVMLKCQIGDNVVVNSALIDMYFKCSCICDGRMLFNKCLTRNTITWTTLISGYGQHGRVVEVLDSFHRMISESFRPNYVTFLAVLVACSHAGLIDEGHKYFQSMIKEYEMVPQAKHYAAMVDLLGRSGKLKEAYEFVLKSPCKEHSVIWGALLGACLWDNVEEVRASLRESGMAKENVAIVKSSKDTRYGLDSIVTHDGAKLPCWALSNLSSFKQKFGVDAYEKLDVIGIDEAQFFEDLYDFCREAADHDGKTVIVAGLDGDYLRKRFGSVLDIIPLADSITKLTARCEICGKNASFTLRKTQDTEVELIGGVDVYMPVCRQHYVNGQVAIEAARNVLESKKEVECGSHI; encoded by the exons ATGACAGAAGGGATTGCTTGTGCAACCACTCATCCGAAGAATAACACAg GGGATAATTGCAAAACCCTTGTTCCACATAAACCCTTGTTTCTTCC ACAATCCATTTCTACTCATACAATGAAATCAATTCTAAACCCAAAGTTTTCATCTTTGTCTCCCAATTTCCCTAAACTCTCTTCTTTCGCTCACTTTTCATGCCCTCGTCAATTCACCATCCTTTTCCGCAACAACCCATCTCGATTTTCAAACCCTCTTCTTCTCAACCCAACCACTAAACCCTTCAATTCATCCTCTAACTTCACTTCACCATCTCAAAATCGTAACTTGCAAGCATCGGCATCTATATCGGGTGAAGTTCACGTTATAGTGGGCCCCATGTTCGCCGGAAAAACCTCCTCTCTTATCCGCCGGATTCAATCCGAGTCTGACAGTGGCAG GTCAAGTCTTGTTGCAGAAAATACTCCGAATTTGGATAAGGTTTTGCAAGGTCTGTGTATATCTGGAAGGTTGGCGGAGGCAATTAGGCTCTTGTACTGCAGTGGGTTTTCAGTGCATCCGAGAACCTATTCTTTGATGCTGCAGGAATGTATATTCTGGAAACAGTATAAGAGGGGGAGAAGAATTCATGCTCACATGATTGTTGTTGGATATGTTCCCAATGAATATTTAAAGACCAAATTGTTGATATTATATGCAAAATCAGGATGTCTAGAAACTGCCCAGTTTCTATTTAATAACTTGGTGGAGAAGGGCTTGTTTGCATGGAATGCAATCATAGCTGGCTATGTTCAAAAGGGCCTTGAAGAAGTTGGATTGGAAACTTTTTGTAGGATGAGACAGGCTGGTTTGAGACCTGATCAGTATACCTTTGCATCGGTTTTTAGAGCCTGTGCAACTTTGGCGTTATTAGAACCCGGGAGGCAAGTGCATGGTGTAATGTTGAAGTGTCAAATTGGGGACAATGTTGTAGTCAACAGTGCATTAATAGACATGTATTTTAAATGCAGTTGTATTTGTGATGGGCGCATGCTTTTCAATAAATGTTTGACCAGAAATACCATAACTTGGACTACTCTGATATCTGGGTATGGTCAACATGGAAGAGTCGTGGAGGTTTTAGATTCTTTTCATAGAATGATATCTGAATCTTTTAGACCGAATTATGTTACTTTTCTCGCAGTTTTGGTTGCTTGTAGCCATGCGGGTTTGATTGATGAAGGGcataaatattttcaatcaatgATAAAAGAGTATGAAATGGTTCCTCAAGCTAAACATTATGCAGCAATGGTTGACCTTTTAGGGCGTTCTGGAAAGTTAAAAGAGGCTTATGAATTTGTTCTAAAGTCACCTTGTAAAGAGCACTCAGTGATATGGGGTGCCTTGCTTGGGGCTT GTTTGTGGGATAATGTTGAGGAGGTTAGGGCTTCGCTGAGGGAGTCAGGGATGGCCAAGGA AAATGTGGCAATAGTTAAATCAAGCAAGGATACTAGATATGGATTAGATTCAATTGTTACACACGATGGTGCAAAATTACCATGTTGGGCACTTTCAAACTTGTCATCATTCAAGCAGAAGTTTGGAGTTGATGCTTATGAGAAG CTGGACGTGATTGGCATCGACGAAGCTCAATTCTTTGAAGACCTTTATGATTTCTGCCGCGAAGCTGCTGATCATGATGGAAAAACTGTAATAGTTGCAGGATTAGACGGTGACTATTTGAG GAAGAGGTTTggttctgtccttgatataatTCCTCTTGCCGATTCTATAACCAAGTTAACTGCTCGATGTGAAATATGTGGGAAGAATGCTTCGTTTACCCTGAGGAAGACACAAGATACAGAGGTTGAGTTGATCGGTGGAGTGGACGTCTACATGCCAGTGTGTCGGCAGCACTATGTCAATGGACAGGTAGCCATTGAAGCGGCAAGAAATGTCTTGGAATCTAAGAAGGAGGTTGAATGCGGCTCACATATATAA
- the LOC101512242 gene encoding uncharacterized protein isoform X2, which yields MDEFPERAELRRMQREQERERRRIRDRQRRQAMTEEQRERHLARRRRNYQLRRQRAANSHNVHAPFIPLLPNNLAFESSAGEASTSDEFQGVTSSTSLDYRVLSHAIGTDLSHEGSSINMETLACKLNNLPRLRLNQIRHLARNLIGSVVDTASNHHQIAAELKTKEDASVGDFGSAAKSLRLNSVKRLARSINSPPSPIEIAIQKDNNLSSEGIHLLDNENFTVTS from the exons ATGGATGAGTTTCCAGAGAGAGCAGAATTGAGGAGAATGCAGAGAGAACAAGAGAGGGAGAGAAGGCGCATACGCGACCGACAGAGGAGACAAGCAATGACAGAAGAACAAAGGGAAAGACACCTTGCGCGCCGCCGCAGAAACTACCAGCTTCGGAGACAAAGAGCTGCAAATTCTCATAATGTTCATGCTCCATTCATTCCTCTTCTTCCAAACAATCTTGCTTTTGAATCAAGTGCAGGTGAAGCTAGTACTAGTGATGAGTTTCAAGGAGTTACTTCTTCAACTTCACTAGACTATAGAGTCCTATCTCATGCTATTGGAACAGATCTTTCTCATGAAG GATCATCAATTAACATGGAAACTCTAGCTTGTAAGCTAAATAATTTACCAAGGCTGCGTCTAAATCAAATTAGACATCTTGCAAGAAACCTTATTGGTTCAGTGGTTGATACTGCTAGTAATCATCATCAGATTGCAGCTGAGTTGAAAACAAAGGAAGATGCATCAGTTGGTGATTTTG GTAGTGCAGCAAAATCGTTGCGTTTGAATTCTGTGAAGCGCCTTGCTCGATCCATAAATTCTCCTCCTTCTCCCATAGAGATTGCAATTCAGAAGGACAACAATTTGTCTTCTGAAGGGATTCATTTACTTGATAATGAAAATTTTACGGTCACTAGTTAA
- the LOC101512242 gene encoding uncharacterized protein isoform X1 gives MLHFILMPFYIQVQIDSICLPPLFKSAVTEEEKGGVQLEKRLVRMDEFPERAELRRMQREQERERRRIRDRQRRQAMTEEQRERHLARRRRNYQLRRQRAANSHNVHAPFIPLLPNNLAFESSAGEASTSDEFQGVTSSTSLDYRVLSHAIGTDLSHEGSSINMETLACKLNNLPRLRLNQIRHLARNLIGSVVDTASNHHQIAAELKTKEDASVGDFGSAAKSLRLNSVKRLARSINSPPSPIEIAIQKDNNLSSEGIHLLDNENFTVTS, from the exons ATGCTTCATTTCATTTTGATGCCCTTTTACATACAAGTGCAAATTGATTCTATCTGTCTCCCCCCACTCTTCAAATCTGCAGTGACAG aagaagaaaaaggtgGGGTGCAATTAGAAAAGAGGTTGGTGAGAATGGATGAGTTTCCAGAGAGAGCAGAATTGAGGAGAATGCAGAGAGAACAAGAGAGGGAGAGAAGGCGCATACGCGACCGACAGAGGAGACAAGCAATGACAGAAGAACAAAGGGAAAGACACCTTGCGCGCCGCCGCAGAAACTACCAGCTTCGGAGACAAAGAGCTGCAAATTCTCATAATGTTCATGCTCCATTCATTCCTCTTCTTCCAAACAATCTTGCTTTTGAATCAAGTGCAGGTGAAGCTAGTACTAGTGATGAGTTTCAAGGAGTTACTTCTTCAACTTCACTAGACTATAGAGTCCTATCTCATGCTATTGGAACAGATCTTTCTCATGAAG GATCATCAATTAACATGGAAACTCTAGCTTGTAAGCTAAATAATTTACCAAGGCTGCGTCTAAATCAAATTAGACATCTTGCAAGAAACCTTATTGGTTCAGTGGTTGATACTGCTAGTAATCATCATCAGATTGCAGCTGAGTTGAAAACAAAGGAAGATGCATCAGTTGGTGATTTTG GTAGTGCAGCAAAATCGTTGCGTTTGAATTCTGTGAAGCGCCTTGCTCGATCCATAAATTCTCCTCCTTCTCCCATAGAGATTGCAATTCAGAAGGACAACAATTTGTCTTCTGAAGGGATTCATTTACTTGATAATGAAAATTTTACGGTCACTAGTTAA
- the LOC101512755 gene encoding scarecrow-like protein 21, which produces MQTSPKKTNSAGIHIYHQHKPVQEIIDSYTHYKLSQKQSYSFNDSSSQGTNNVSYETSKRDQFYTLESSQGFIDFDSPSSASVSSSSNNRSNPFLSPQVSHSHSSNYTNGSPISVHSTDNGNYELKHKLKELEISLLGPESDIVDSSQCCSKGSSSSSHQQGEYNWSQIEEMIPKLDLKDVLIKCAQAVSDGDFQTALAFMNNVLGKMVSVCGLPIQRLGAYMLEGLRARLESSGSVIYKALKCEEPTSKELMSYMHILYQVCPYWKFAYLTSNVVICEAMQNESRIHIIDFQIAQGTQWLLLMQALARRPGGSPFIRVTGIDDSQSSHARGGGLDIVGKRLSDYAKSCGVPFEFHSVAMYGCEVEQKDLVVQHGEALAVNFPFALHHMPDESVSTENHRDRLLRLVKSLSPKVVILVEQESNTNTSPFFNRFVETMSYYTAMFESIDVALPRNDKKRISAEQHCVARDIVNMIACEGGERVERHELFGKWRARFSMAGFVPLPLSPSVIDSVRSLLNEFDENYRLEHIDVVIYLAWKSRAMCTSSAWRCY; this is translated from the coding sequence atgCAAACATCtccaaaaaaaacaaattcagcTGGTATTCATATATACCACCAGCACAAACCAGTGCAAGAAATTATTGATTCATACACTCATTACAAATTATCACAAAAACAAAGCTATTCATTCAATGATAGTAGCAGTCAAGGAACAAATAATGTTTCTTATGAAACATCCAAAAGGGATCAATTCTATACCTTGGAATCATCTCAAGGTTTCATAGATTTTGATTCACCTTCAAGTGCTAGTGTATCATCATCATCCAACAATAGGAGTAACCCTTTTTTGTCTCCACAAGTTTCTCACTCTCATTCCTCTAATTACACCAATGGATCACCAATAAGTGTTCACTCTACTGATAATGGTAACTATGAATTGAAGCACAAGCTTAAGGAATTGGAGATATCATTGTTAGGTCCTGAGTCAGATATTGTTGACAGTTCTCAATGCTGCTCAAAgggtagtagtagtagtagtcaCCAACAAGGTGAATATAATTGGTCTCAAATTGAAGAAATGATTCCAAAGTTAGACTTGAAAGATGTTTTAATTAAATGTGCACAAGCTGTTTCTGATGGTGATTTTCAAACAGCATTAGCCTTCATGAACAATGTGTTGGGAAAAATGGTATCAGTTTGTGGTTTACCAATTCAAAGGTTAGGTGCTTATATGTTGGAAGGTTTAAGAGCAAGGTTGGAATCATCAGGGAGTGTAATTTATAAAGCATTGAAATGTGAAGAACCAACAAGCAAAGAATTAATGAGTTATATGCATATTTTGTATCAAGTTTGTCCTTATTGGAAATTTGCTTACCTAACTTCCAATGTTGTCATTTGTGAAGCAATGCAAAATGAGTCAAGAATTCATATAATTGACTTCCAAATTGCACAGGGGACACAGTGGTTGTTACTTATGCAGGCTCTTGCGCGTAGACCGGGCGGATCTCCTTTTATTCGCGTGACAGGTATCGATGATTCTCAGTCGTCTCATGCTAGAGGTGGAGGACTTGATATTGTTGGAAAAAGATTATCAGATTATGCTAAGTCTTGTGGTGTTCCATTTGAGTTTCATAGTGTTGCAATGTATGGATGTGAGGTTGAACAAAAAGATTTGGTAGTTCAACATGGTGAAGCACTTGCTGTGAATTTTCCTTTTGCTTTACATCACATGCCTGATGAAAGTGTGAGCACTGAGAATCATAGAGACAGGCTTTTGAGATTGGTCAAAAGTTTGTCACCTAAGGTTGTGATTCTTGTGGAGCAAGAATCAAACACCAACACTTCTCCATTTTTCAATAGGTTTGTTGAGACAATGAGCTATTACACTGCTATGTTTGAGTCGATAGACGTGGCGCTTCCCAGAAACGATAAGAAGAGGATTAGCGCAGAACAACACTGCGTGGCGCGCGATATTGTTAACATGATTGCTTGTGAAGGGGGTGAGAGAGTTGAAAGACATGAATTGTTTGGAAAGTGGAGGGCAAGATTTTCAATGGCAGGTTTTGTACCATTACCTTTGAGTCCATCAGTGATTGATTCAGTTAGAAGTCTGTTGAATGAGTTTGATGAGAATTATAGGCTTGAACATATAGATGTTGTTATCTATTTAGCATGGAAGAGTAGAGCTATGTGTACCTCTTCTGCTTGGAGATGTTATTGA
- the LOC101513084 gene encoding uncharacterized protein, translating to MNTDITASTKPEYPVVDRNPPFSTVVGNFNTLDYLRFVTITGVSVTVGYLSGIKPGIKGPSMVTGGLIGVMGGFMYAYQNSAGRIMGFFPNDAEVARFNKK from the exons ATGAACACAGATATCACTGCTTCCACTAAACCAGAGTACCCGGTCGTTGATCGCAACCCTCCTTTCTCTACTGTCGTCGGCAACTTCAATACCCTCGATTACCTTCGTTTCGTCACCATCACCGGCGTTTCTGTTACCGTCGGATACCTCTCCG GGATTAAGCCTGGAATCAAGGGACCTTCAATGGTGACTGGTGGTTTGATTGGTGTGATGGGTGGATTCATGTATGCTTACCAGAACTCTGCTGGTCGTATCATGGGATTCTTTCCCAATGATGCTGAGGTAGCTCGTTTCAACAAAAAGtga